One Verrucomicrobiales bacterium genomic region harbors:
- a CDS encoding glucose-1-phosphate adenylyltransferase, whose product MTSFFKRVTPNTTNVLCIIMGGGQGTRLFPLTKERSKPAVPLAGKYRLVDVPISNCINSNLRRIYVLTQFNSASLHRHIYQSYKFDQFSGGFVEILAAEQSFTNTSWYQGTADAVRKNLIHLLNHSFDYCLILSGDQLYRMDFRRILHQHVDSGAELTIATMPVPAKDAGGLGIMQIDETKRITRFVEKPKDPKVLESLLLGRDRYAQLGIEGEEDYALASMGIYVFNRDVLVQLLNNEEKDFGKHIIPAAIGKRQVFSYVFQGYWEDIGTIRSFFEANLDLAAELPRFNFFDMASPIFSRPRFLPGSKINGAQIDHALVSDGCIINHAKIQQSIIGIRSLVGSGTTLNRVVMMGCDHYETQDSIIENEMLGKPRLGIGQNTFIENAIIDKNARIGDNCHISPEGKDQDLDHPLYHIRDGVVIIPKNGTIPHGTTI is encoded by the coding sequence ATGACATCATTTTTTAAGCGGGTTACGCCGAACACAACCAATGTGCTGTGCATCATCATGGGAGGAGGACAGGGCACACGCCTTTTCCCCCTCACCAAGGAGCGATCGAAACCGGCGGTTCCGCTGGCCGGCAAATATCGCCTGGTGGATGTTCCCATCTCGAACTGCATTAACTCCAATCTGCGCCGCATCTACGTCCTAACCCAGTTCAACTCGGCGTCGCTGCACCGGCATATCTATCAATCCTACAAGTTCGACCAATTCTCCGGCGGTTTCGTTGAAATTTTGGCGGCGGAACAATCGTTTACCAACACGTCCTGGTATCAGGGAACCGCCGACGCCGTCCGGAAGAACCTGATTCACCTGCTCAACCACTCCTTCGACTACTGCTTGATTCTGAGCGGAGATCAGCTCTACCGGATGGATTTTCGGCGGATCCTGCATCAGCACGTCGATTCGGGAGCCGAACTGACCATCGCGACCATGCCCGTTCCGGCCAAGGATGCCGGCGGCCTGGGTATCATGCAGATTGACGAGACCAAGCGAATCACCCGCTTCGTTGAAAAACCCAAGGACCCCAAAGTTCTCGAATCGCTGCTGCTGGGAAGAGACCGCTATGCTCAGCTGGGCATCGAAGGCGAGGAAGACTATGCCCTGGCGTCCATGGGCATCTATGTCTTCAACCGCGACGTGCTCGTCCAACTGCTGAACAACGAGGAGAAGGACTTCGGCAAGCACATCATTCCGGCCGCCATCGGCAAACGACAGGTCTTCTCGTATGTCTTCCAAGGATATTGGGAAGACATCGGAACCATTCGCTCCTTCTTCGAAGCCAATTTGGACCTGGCAGCCGAGCTTCCTCGCTTCAACTTTTTTGACATGGCATCCCCGATCTTCAGCCGGCCTCGGTTCTTGCCAGGATCAAAAATTAACGGCGCCCAGATCGATCACGCCCTGGTATCGGACGGATGCATCATCAACCACGCCAAAATACAGCAGTCCATCATCGGGATCCGCAGCCTTGTCGGAAGCGGAACCACCCTCAACCGGGTGGTCATGATGGGTTGTGACCACTACGAGACCCAGGATTCCATCATCGAGAACGAGATGCTCGGCAAGCCGCGGCTGGGCATCGGGCAGAATACGTTCATCGAGAATGCCATCATCGACAAGAATGCCCGGATAGGAGACAACTGCCACATTTCCCCGGAGGGCAAGGACCAGGACCTGGACCATCCGCTCTACCACATTCGCGACGGCGTGGTGATCATTCCTAAGAACGGAACCATTCCCCACGGAACCACCATTTAG
- the clpS gene encoding ATP-dependent Clp protease adapter ClpS, whose product MSEVELPLLVPDTEDEIATKSKEGKAPVFRVIVWNDPVNLMNYVSHVFQKVFGWDRKTAEKHMLEVHQQGKSVVARESLEKAEHYVHRLHAYSLHATMEPD is encoded by the coding sequence ATGTCCGAAGTGGAATTACCGCTCTTGGTGCCGGACACTGAAGACGAGATCGCGACCAAGTCCAAAGAAGGCAAGGCGCCGGTGTTCCGCGTCATTGTCTGGAATGATCCGGTCAACCTGATGAATTATGTCTCCCATGTGTTTCAGAAAGTGTTCGGCTGGGACCGAAAGACCGCCGAAAAGCACATGCTTGAGGTCCACCAGCAGGGAAAGAGCGTGGTGGCGCGGGAAAGCCTCGAGAAAGCCGAGCACTATGTCCATCGGCTCCACGCTTACAGCCTGCATGCGACCATGGAGCCGGATTAA
- a CDS encoding leucyl/phenylalanyl-tRNA--protein transferase yields MRLLTRQLWFPDPRTAQRGELDGLVAIGGDLSLERLLLAYKSGIFPWSADPITWWSPDPRAVFEHGSFRLSKSLAKFLRKNPFSITRDRAFKQVIEACAVTTPTRQETWISQEFVAAYTALHHAGHAHSVECWLGDDLVGGIYGVQVGALFAGESMFHRADNASKVALHHLLQHLESRGFQLFDTQVLNPTTEQLGASQIPREEYLKRLSRAIRQPCLF; encoded by the coding sequence GTGCGATTGCTCACCAGACAGCTTTGGTTTCCCGATCCTCGAACAGCGCAGCGGGGAGAGCTCGACGGGCTGGTCGCCATCGGGGGGGATCTTTCGCTGGAGCGCCTGCTGTTAGCTTACAAAAGCGGGATCTTTCCGTGGAGCGCTGATCCTATCACCTGGTGGTCTCCTGACCCTCGCGCTGTTTTCGAACACGGTTCTTTTCGCCTCTCCAAGAGCCTCGCGAAATTTCTGCGCAAGAACCCATTCTCCATCACGCGCGATCGGGCCTTCAAACAGGTGATCGAAGCCTGCGCGGTCACCACACCCACGCGGCAGGAAACCTGGATCTCCCAGGAGTTTGTCGCAGCCTACACCGCGCTCCACCACGCAGGACACGCCCACAGCGTGGAGTGCTGGCTGGGGGATGACTTGGTGGGGGGCATTTACGGGGTCCAGGTGGGGGCGCTTTTCGCCGGAGAATCCATGTTCCACCGCGCGGACAACGCGTCGAAGGTGGCCCTGCATCACCTGCTTCAACATCTCGAATCCCGCGGTTTCCAACTTTTCGACACTCAAGTTCTGAACCCCACAACCGAGCAACTCGGCGCCAGCCAGATCCCGCGCGAAGAATATCTCAAGCGGCTGAGCCGAGCGATCCGTCAGCCCTGTCTTTTTTGA
- the glmS gene encoding glutamine--fructose-6-phosphate transaminase (isomerizing) gives MCGIVGYIGKRDATPILLEGLRRLEYRGYDSAGIALVSDGQLKIRKKKGKIDEGLARLIPTQPIHGIVGIGHTRWATHGPPCDENSHPHLDHSARIAVVHNGVIENFDTLKERMIRDGHKFHSATDTEVLAHLIGEHYGKVKGHKDGVHPLTQAVMNALREVIGTYGIAVVCVDYPDLMVGARRGSPLLVGVGEGEHFLASDASAVVAHTRQVAYLNDYDVVTITPDRFDVTSLGNDTAKVQISQLEFGAEAAEKGRFPHYMLKEIFEQPKTVQNAIRGRIDFEEAMPKFGGLNMTVAEMREIDQIVIPACGTSWHAALIGEYLLEELAHIPTEVEYASEFRYRNAPLEKHTLVLVITQSGETADTLAGLRESRRRGHKVLAVCNVVGSTIAREADGGIYLHAGPEIGVASTKAFTSQVSVLTLFATLMGRIRMLASNRGLQILRALEKVPEQMESILEQNDKIKQIALKYAQADDFFFLGRQYSFPVALEGALKLKEISYIHAEGYPAAEMKHGPIAMIDEKTPTVFVIPTDSLYEKAISNLEEIKARKGPVIAVATEGNTRIKDKVDDVIYVPPTLEPIAPLLSALPLQLLAYHIAVARGCDVDKPRNLAKSVTVE, from the coding sequence ATGTGTGGAATCGTAGGCTACATCGGAAAACGTGACGCGACACCCATCCTCTTGGAAGGGCTCCGCCGTCTCGAATATCGCGGTTACGATAGCGCCGGAATCGCGCTCGTCAGCGACGGGCAGCTCAAAATCCGGAAAAAGAAAGGCAAGATTGACGAGGGGCTTGCCCGGCTTATTCCCACGCAGCCGATCCATGGGATCGTCGGCATTGGCCACACGCGTTGGGCGACCCATGGACCGCCGTGCGATGAGAACTCCCATCCTCACTTGGACCACTCGGCTCGGATCGCCGTGGTTCACAACGGGGTCATCGAGAACTTCGATACCCTCAAGGAGCGGATGATCCGTGATGGGCACAAATTCCACTCGGCGACCGACACCGAAGTCCTGGCGCACCTCATCGGGGAGCACTATGGCAAGGTGAAGGGCCACAAGGACGGGGTTCACCCGCTCACCCAGGCGGTCATGAATGCGTTGCGGGAGGTCATCGGAACCTATGGTATCGCCGTCGTCTGCGTCGATTATCCCGACCTGATGGTCGGTGCGCGCCGGGGCTCACCGCTGCTGGTGGGAGTTGGGGAAGGGGAACATTTTCTGGCCAGTGATGCCAGTGCCGTGGTGGCTCATACTCGTCAGGTGGCTTACCTCAACGATTACGACGTGGTCACGATCACCCCGGATCGCTTCGATGTCACCAGCCTGGGCAACGATACTGCCAAAGTACAAATCAGCCAGTTGGAGTTCGGAGCCGAGGCGGCGGAGAAGGGGAGATTTCCCCACTACATGCTCAAGGAGATCTTCGAGCAGCCGAAGACGGTCCAAAACGCGATCCGCGGTCGCATCGATTTCGAGGAGGCGATGCCCAAGTTTGGCGGTCTGAACATGACGGTCGCCGAGATGCGGGAGATCGATCAGATTGTCATACCCGCCTGTGGAACCAGCTGGCATGCCGCCTTGATCGGCGAGTATCTGCTCGAGGAACTGGCCCATATTCCAACCGAGGTGGAGTACGCGAGCGAGTTCCGATATCGCAACGCTCCCTTGGAGAAGCATACTCTGGTGCTGGTCATCACGCAGTCCGGCGAGACTGCGGACACCTTGGCCGGCCTGCGGGAATCGCGGCGACGGGGTCACAAGGTCCTCGCGGTTTGCAATGTCGTCGGCAGCACCATCGCCCGCGAGGCGGACGGGGGAATTTACCTGCATGCTGGGCCGGAGATCGGGGTGGCATCCACGAAGGCTTTCACCTCACAAGTCAGCGTCCTGACGCTGTTCGCCACGCTGATGGGCCGTATCCGGATGTTGGCTTCGAACCGGGGCCTTCAGATCCTACGTGCTCTCGAGAAGGTTCCTGAACAGATGGAAAGCATCCTGGAGCAGAACGACAAGATTAAGCAGATCGCCTTGAAATACGCCCAGGCGGATGACTTTTTCTTTTTGGGTCGCCAGTACAGCTTCCCGGTCGCGTTGGAAGGCGCGCTCAAGCTGAAGGAGATTTCCTACATTCACGCCGAGGGGTATCCGGCCGCCGAGATGAAGCATGGCCCGATTGCCATGATCGACGAGAAGACTCCCACGGTGTTTGTCATTCCGACGGACAGCCTCTACGAGAAAGCCATCAGCAACTTGGAAGAGATCAAGGCCCGCAAGGGACCCGTGATCGCCGTGGCAACCGAAGGCAACACGCGCATCAAGGACAAGGTGGATGACGTGATCTATGTCCCGCCCACCCTCGAGCCCATTGCGCCCTTGCTGAGCGCTCTGCCTCTGCAGTTGCTGGCTTACCACATCGCCGTCGCCCGCGGCTGCGATGTCGATAAACCCCGCAACCTGGCCAAGAGCGTCACCGTGGAGTAG